A genomic region of Stigmatopora nigra isolate UIUO_SnigA chromosome 16, RoL_Snig_1.1, whole genome shotgun sequence contains the following coding sequences:
- the LOC144209652 gene encoding transmembrane protein 236-like — MKCKKIENKVVVLLNAHFRQTPPTSALNHAPFRHNGDLVSALLRPSPRGTYQRRGPRTPWAPLPPPSRCPHSMGSGRTLKLAACEALQFAGLCAPLLVVMQRFAAIVAKVQSGGVGVYWLIVASSVAYVTSIALFIWVPLKYLVFAKKTFLVGRKKWRPVALVFVILSTVPCFAFLIASSEIQILHKLRHDTFVELPVSLILFSLICMDVAERIRHCKLTIQDDVTSRNPDVPSTVSTHVEHISPISSVLPGSRLPGLGLPGQALGSPAGHRVGDRTRGISGLRREHNNTPRIPGNVRIEPGAVQTGTPRSGPFGFLWASDARADVLVDGFLFWMDTAEMTRVASHPPICYTGWVCPIYVFCCLSCLRVVVAPHHPSLSWLGVLLQDLPFLFVRAGLLASFGLVSPLLYLLKNLLVCLAFIYFNCMTKLRIFNRQRMYL; from the exons ATGAAATgcaagaaaatagaaaacaaagtgGTGGTGCTGCTGAACGCCCATTTCAGACAAACTCCACCTACTTCAGCTTTAAACCACGCCCCATTCAG GCACAATGGCGACCTGGTGTCAGCACTTTTAAGGCCCTCGCCACGTGGAACATACCAGCGGCGGGGACCGAGGACGCCCTGGGCCCCGCTCCCCCCGCCGTCCCGGTGTCCTCACAGCATGGGCTCCGGCCGGACGCTGAAATTAGCGGCGTGCGAGGCGCTTCAGTTCGCCGGTCTGTGCGCGCCACTCTTGGTGGTCATGCAGCGCTTCGCCGCCATCGTTGCCAAGGTCCAAAGCGGGGGTGTCGGAGTCTACTGGCTCATCGTGGCCTCGTCGGTGGCTTACGTCACGTCCATCGCGCTCTTCATTTGGGTGCCATTAAAGTATTTGGTGTTTGCTAAGAAGACTTTTCTGGTCGGGAGGAAAAAGTG GAGACCCGTCGCCCTGGTTTTTGTGATCCTCTCCACCGTGCCGTGTTTCGCCTTCCTCATCGCTAGCTCCGAG atCCAGATCCTCCACAAACTCCGCCATGACACATTCGTCGAGCTACCCGTGTCGCTTATCCTCTTCTCCCTCATCTGCATGGATGTCGCAGAAAGGATACGCCACTGCAAGTTGACCATACAGG ATGACGTCACCTCAAGAAACCCTGATGTCCCTTCTACCGTCTCAACCCACGTGGAGCACATCAGCCCCATCTCCTCAGTCCTTCCAGGATCCAGACTACCCGGTCTAGGTCTACCCGGGCAAGCCTTAGGCTCCCCTGCGGGTCACCGGGTTGGCGACAGAACACGGGGCATTTCAGGCTTAAGAAGAGAACACAATAACACCCCAAGAATACCCGGAAACGTCAGAATAGAGCCGGGCGCCGTCCAAACGGGCACGCCACGCTCCGGCCCTTTCGGGTTCCTCTGGGCTAGCGACGCCCGGGCCGACGTTTTGGTCGACGGCTTCTTGTTCTGGATGGACACGGCGGAAATGACGAGGGTGGCATCGCACCCGCCGATCTGCTACACGGGCTGGGTGTGCCCCATTTACGTTTTCTGCTGTCTATCTTGCCTGCGGGTGGTGGTGGCGCCGCACCATCCGTCACTTTCCTGGCTTGGCGTCCTCCTCCAGGACCTCCCATTTCTTTTTGTGCGAGCTGGATTGCTGGCCTCTTTTGGTTTGGTTAGCCCGCTCCTCTATTTGCTTAAAAATCTGCTGGTGTGCTTagcttttatttactttaattgTATGACCAAGCTCAGGATCTTCAATAGGCAGAGAATGTActtgtaa
- the mrc1a gene encoding macrophage mannose receptor 1 produces the protein MLFRHITPLIFLLGAVAATIDSGSFLIFNQNHNMCVRVVQASSITLARCDPHAKEQQFRWASAERLLSLSLNLCLGAVEIKDWVKVLLFECDESSQLQRWQCKNQTLFGLKDRDLHLNWGNFNERNLMIYKGSGEWSRWKIYGTRLDLCSKGYQEIFTIGGNSFGTPCMFPFKFGEQWYSECTKAGRSDGQMWCATVADYNNEKKWGFCPTKVTSGWDTDPVTGVEYQRNVQSVLSWHQALKSCRQQGADLLSIVELHEQSYISGLTSTLGSSLWIGLNSLDYDAGWQWSNANPFRYLNWAPGHPSSDPGMNCATVNAGKAAKWETNNCNKKLGYICRKGNSTSLPLVAIDQPSFCPTNWLPYAGNCYYLERSKKMWKDALTACRRDDADLASIRNIEEQSFIVAQSGYQPTDVLWIGLNDQRNQMLFEWSDRSQVTFTQWLVDEPTHATNLQEDCVLIRGKDGRWADTICEKEYGYLCKKKASSKAVEGSHQATNPGCKSGSLRYGSYCYTIGTQKKTFNEAKRACSGVGWRLVDIADRYENAFLTSLVGLRPEKYFWMGFFKEEDSHSFAWTSGHKVSFTHFNVGMPDRQTGCVALATGSSAGLWDVVDCNSQEKYICKQLAEGVHMTTVPPTTPPLNCAPDWTPVANRNVCYKVYTKSKDLKKTWSGARDFCLAIGGDLMSVHDAQDLRNAQFHSSDAAWIGLSLLGTNEGFAWTDQSPYGYENWGYGEPNNYNDVEHCAEVQTYYGRHWNDRHCESYNDWICQIQKGATPKPEPVLVTPTVNVTADGWLLYNDSQYFINTEQQPMEAARAFCKKNFAELAVITAESERKFLWRQIVKSSEDQYYIGLTVNLDHSFSWLDDTPVTFTAWEQNEPNFANNDENCVTIYKSMGYWNDINCGFELPSICKRSSIFVNTTVMPSPESKGGCAPEWQSFQGKCYKFEGADRKTWQESREYCKTQGGNLVSIVNEKEQAFLTTQMLKYGSDLWIGMNDVNWEMHFVWTDGRGVSYTNWAKGHPTSMPNGRHALYEETFDCVVMVGSVARQKGLWKVDDCGGKRGFICKRNLDSQIAPAVTTPSPKAFYKLGNDSYKMQTQKMTWDEARRRCQGDDAELASILDPVAQAYVTLQISKFDQPVWIGLNSNVTGGRFQWVDNWRLLYTVWGKDEPKSNYGCVYIDVDKTWKTATCEENYYSLCKSSLDLAPTDPPQLAGSCPESNKNRPWIPFRGHCYSFLGSLVDNWAHASVGCLKMGGTLASIEDPQESFFIQQNLELLQDGAKSFWIGLYKTHDGKWSWIDNSAVDYTNWGADSPGTESCVSVHSESGKWKTTACSRYRSYICKMRKVITPTEKPPAVLHVMEEASSGSPGITVAVILVVLALAGLVAILVFKKKIPAPSPSPSGEPTFINKLYFNNPIRGLVDTKNLVGNIEQNEQA, from the exons ATGCTGTTTCGCCACATCACGCCGCTGATTTTCCTCCTAGGCGCTGTCGCCGCCACTATCG ACAGTGGCTCCTTCCTGATCTTCAACCAAAATCACAACATGTGCGTCCGAGTCGTCCAAGCGTCGTCCATCACGTTAGCGCGATGTGACCCGCACGCCAAGGAGCAACAGTTCCGATGGGCGTCGGCGGAAAGGCTCTTGAGCCTATCCCTCAACTTGTGCTTGGGTGCCGTGGAGATCAAGGACTGGGTCAAGGTCCTGCTCTTCGAGTGTGACGAAAGCAGCCAATTGCAACGCTGGCAGTGCAAGAACCAGACATTATTCGGACTGAAAGACCGCGACCTGCATCTCAACTGGGGGAATTTCAATGAGAGGAACTTGATGATCTACAAGGGCTCGGGAGAGTGGAGTCGGTGGAAGATTTACGGCACAAGGTTAGACTTGTGCTCCAAGGGATATCAAG AGATTTTCACCATCGGGGGCAATTCCTTCGGCACCCCCTGCATGTTCCCGTTCAAATTTGGCGAGCAGTGGTACTCGGAGTGCACCAAGGCGGGTCGCTCCGACGGGCAAATGTGGTGCGCCACTGTGGCCGACTACAACAACGAGAAGAAGTGGGGATTCTGTCCCACTAAAG TGACATCGGGCTGGGACACGGACCCGGTGACTGGGGTGGAGTACCAACGCAACGTCCAGTCTGTGCTGTCTTGGCACCAAGCCCTGAAGAGCTGCAGGCAGCAGGGCGCCGACCTTCTCAGCATCGTGGAGCTCCACGAGCAGTCCTACATTTCAG GACTTACCAGCACATTGGGAAGCTCCCTGTGGATCGGACTCAACAGCCTGGACTACGACGCGGGATGGCAGTGGAGCAACGCCAACCCTTTCCGATATTTAAATTGGGCGCCAG GTCACCCATCGTCTGATCCGGGAATGAATTGCGCCACTGTGAATGCGGGCAAGGCGGCGAAATGGGAGACCAATAACTGCAACAAGAAGCTGGGATATATTTGTCGTAAAGGGAACTCCACTAGTCTTCCACTGGTGGCTA TTGACCAGCCCAGCTTCTGCCCCACCAACTGGCTCCCTTACGCCGGGAACTGTTACTACCTGGAGAGAAGCAAGAAAATGTGGAAGGACGCTCTGACCGCCTGCCGCAGGGACGACGCCGACCTCGCCAGCATTCGCAACATCGAAGAACAGAGCTTCATCGTCGCCCAATCCGGATACC AGCCAACCGACGTCTTGTGGATCGGCCTTAACGACCAGAGGAACCAAATGTTGTTCGAGTGGTCTGACCGATCCCAGGTCACCTTCACCCAGTGGTTAGTGGACGAGCCCACCCATGCCACCAACCTACAGGAGGACTGCGTACTCATCCGGGGAAAG GACGGCAGATGGGCCGACACTATTTGCGAGAAGGAGTATGGCTACCTTTGCAAGAAAAAGGCCTCGTCCAAAGCGGTTGAAGGAAGTCATCAAGCGACCAATCCGGGATGCAAGAGC GGTTCGCTAAGGTATGGCTCGTATTGTTACACCATCGGAACCCAGAAGAAAACTTTCAACGAGGCCAAACGGGCGTGCTCGGGAGTTGGATGGAGACTCGTCGACATAGCCGACAG GTATGAAAATGCCTTCCTAACCAGCCTAGTGGGTCTCAGGCCTGAAAAGTACTTCTGGATGGGATTCTTCAAAGAAGAAGACTCGCATTCGTTTGCTTGGACCAGCGGGCACAAAGTGTCCTTTACCCATTTCAATGTGGGCATGCCAG ATCGTCAAACAGGCTGTGTCGCCTTAGCAACGGGGTCCTCGGCTGGCTTGTGGGATGTCGTCGACTGCAACAGCCAGGAAAAATACATCTGCAAACAACTCGCCGAGGGCGTCCACATGACCACCGTGCCACCCACGACGCCGCCCCTCAACTGTGCCCCCGACTGGACGCCGGTGGCGAACAGAAACGTCTGCTACAAG gtctacacaaaaagcaaggACCTGAAGAAAACCTGGTCCGGAGCACGAGACTTCTGCCTTGCCATCGGCGGTGATCTGATGAGCGTCCATGACGCTCAGGACCTCAGGAATGCACA GTTTCATTCATCTGATGCCGCTTGGATTGGACTCAGCCTGCTCGGCACCAATGAGGGTTTCGCCTGGACAGACCAATCGCCT TACGGCTACGAGAACTGGGGCTACGGCGAGCCCAACAACTACAACGACGTGGAACACTGCGCCGAAGTTCAAACCTACTACGGCCGACACTGGAACGATCGACACTGCGAGAGCTACAACGACTGGATTTGCCAGATACAAAAAG GAGCCACTCCCAAACCCGAACCAGTCCTCGTCACTCCAA CGGTCAACGTCACTGCGGACGGCTGGTTGCTCTACAACGACTCGCAGTACTTCATCAACACGGAGCAGCAACCCATGGAGGCGGCCAGGGCGTTCTGCAAAAAGAACTTTGCCGAGCTGGCCGTCATTACGGCGGAGAGTGAGCGGAAGTTTCTGTGGAGGCAGATTGTCAAGAGCTCCGAGGACCAGTACTACATTGGCCTCACTGTCAATCTAGACCACTCTTTCAG CTGGTTGGACGACACCCCAGTCACATTCACTGCATGGGAACAAAACGAGCCCAACTTTGCCAACAATGACGAAAACTGCGTGACTATCTACAAAAGCATGG GCTATTGGAACGACATCAACTGCGGCTTCGAGCTACCCTCCATTTGCAAAAGAAGCAGCATATTTGTCAACACCACCGTGATGCCCAGCCCTGAATCCAAAGGGGGTTGCGCCCCCGAGTGGCAGTCCTTCCAAGGAAAG TGCTACAAGTTTGAGGGTGCTGATAGAAAAACATGGCAGGAGTCCAGGGAGTACTGCAAAACCCAGGGAGGGAACCTGGTGTCCATTGTCAATGAGAAGGAACAAG CGTTCCTGACCACGCAGATGCTAAAGTACGGGTCCGACCTCTGGATCGGCATGAACGACGTCAACTGGGAGATGCATTTTGTGTGGACGGACGGCCGTGGCGTATCGTACACCAATTGGGCCAAAGGACATCCGACGTCTATGCCCAATGGACGCCATGCTCTCTACGAGGAG ACTTTCGATTGTGTGGTGATGGTGGGCAGTGTCGCCAGACAGAAGGGTCTCTGGAAGGTGGACGATTGCGGCGGAAAACGTGGCTTTATCTGTAAACGGAACCTGG ACTCCCAGATTGCACCGGCAGTCACCACCCCGTCCCCCAAGGCCTTCTACAAGCTCGGAAATGACTCGTACAAGATGCAGACCCAGAAAATGACCTGGGATGAAGCGAGAAGGCGATGCCAGGGCGATGACGCCGAGCTAGCTAGCATTCTTGACCCCGTAGCACAGGCCTATGTAACACTACAGATTTCTAAATTCGACCAGCCGGTGTGGATCGGCCTCAACAGCAATGTG ACTGGAGGTCGCTTCCAATGGGTGGATAACTGGCGCCTGTTGTACACCGTTTGGGGCAAAGACGAGCCTAAGAGCAACTATGGCTGCGTGTACATCGACGTGGATAAAACCTGGAAGACGGCCACTTGTGAAGAGAACTACTACTCGCTATGCAAGAGCTCACTAG ACTTGGCACCAACAGATCCACCGCAACTAGCCGGTAGTTGCCCAGAATCGAATAAGAATAGACCTTGGATCCCCTTCAGAGGTCATTGTTACTCCTTCCTCGGTTCGCTAGTGGACAATTGGGCCCACGCTTCTGTAGGATGTCTAAAAATGG GGGGAACTCTAGCCAGTATCGAAGACCCCCAGGAGAGCTTTTTCATCCAACAAAATCTGGAACTCCTACAGGACGGCGCCAAAAGTTTCTGGATCGGCCTCTACAAAACCCACGACG GTAAGTGGTCCTGGATTGACAACAGCGCGGTGGACTACACCAACTGGGGTGCGGACAGTCCAGGAACAGAATCCTGCGTTTCGGTCCATTCCGaaagtggaaaatggaaaaccaCTGCCTGTAGCCGATACCGATCGTACATCTGCAAAATGCGCAAAG TTATCACGCCAACGGAAAAGCCTCCAGCTGTCT tgCACGTCATGGAAGAGGCTTCCAGTGGTTCTCCCGGTATCACCGTGGCGGTGATTCTGGTTGTCCTGGCCTTAGCGGGACTCGTTGCAATCTTGGTCTTCAAGAAAAAGATCCCTGCTCCATCCCCTTCCCCATCGGGGGAGCCCACCTTTATCAATAAATTGTACTTTAATAATCCCATCCGAGGTTTGGTGGACACAAAGAACTTGGTGGGAAACATTGAGCAGAACGAGCAAGCGTAG
- the LOC144209714 gene encoding zinc transporter ZIP12-like encodes MLTSLRDDIYYNMSPRGSAFPPFLLLLICLLNAVKAESDLREVLGVLDLPFTQKQEARLQKDRVGSLVSAVLMAANCPERIGGSPEVCDECLPPDVALSVLEDDGKPYLTEDGFQRLSVLLLYYVVHLKDACHLSSTVLKYESYLLPLTNPNQLESILQILNRHSNPSNQESSTFSDFQCIDSAHLLDTAKDEAVGTSVAKVSAAIIRHLLQGHCFAQRNLPPPAFFTNFIFKSLNRTSELELLDLEELLHRLGIGGEKKKLHAHGRKKRQLGHSSDNCDDDAENWEQVCFSAHQLVNIFAPSPQLAISKEHFGQMCPAIIQQLLVKACDSPEWDARDSRQPTAFEKYGYSTAAVLLITLGSMLGICLIFFNSCQETYTLILQLFVGLAVGTLSGDALLHLIPQILDLHGHDEEHLPDQKDYLWKMLGVVGGIYAFFLMERLFFFLVPQHVHSHSRGNSEAPSRRGKSTSTIQLGPLDEEAETSPERRPSQQNAGIPLLAVMIIVGDGLHNLADGLAVGAAFSSSPETGMATTVAILCHEIPHEMGDFAVLLNSGLPVKTAVIMNFSSALTAFAGLYVGLFISDGVQVQQWIFAITAGIFLYLSLVEMLPEMSRCQSGRPFTAFLLQNIGLLSGWASLLLLAVYEHELKF; translated from the exons ATGCTCACCTCATTACGGGACGACATCTACTACAACATGTCCCCCCGGGGATCGGCTTTTCCGCCATTTCTTCTATTACTAATATGTCTACTCAATGCAGTCAAAGCAGAATCCGATCTACGGGAAGTTTTGGGCGTTTTGGACCTGCCGTTCACTCAAAAACAAGAAGCACGTCTTCAGAAGGACCGAGTCGGGAGTTTGGTGTCCGCCGTTTTGATGGCGGCAAATTGCCCGGAGAGGATTGGTGGGTCTCCAGAAGTCTGTGACGAG TGCCTTCCACCAGACGTGGCCTTGTCCGTGCTAGAAGACGACGGAAAACCTTACCTGACCGAGGACGGCTTCCAGCGTCTCTCTGTCCTTCTACTCTACTACGTTGTCCACCTAAAAGACGCATGCCACCTGTCCTCCACCGTCCTCAAATACGAATCCTACCTCCTCCCTCTCACCAATCCAAATCAACTCGAGAGCATTCTTCAGATCCTCAACCGACATAGCAACCCATCCAACCAAGAAAGTTCTACCTTCTCCGACTTCCAg TGTATTGACTCCGCCCACCTGCTCGACACCGCCAAAGACGAAGCAGTTGGGACATCTGTGGCCAAAGTATCCGCTGCTATCATCCGTCACCTCCTGCAAGGTCACTGTTTCGCACAAAGGAACCTCCCACCACCAGCGTTCTTCACCAATTTCATCTTTAAGTCCCTCAATCGTACCAGTGAATTGGAACTTTTGG ATCTGGAGGAGCTGCTTCACCGGCTTGGCATCGgcggagaaaaaaagaagctcCATGCTCATGGAAGGAAGAAACGGCAGTTGGGACATTCGTCGGATAATTGCGATGATGATGCCGAGAACTGGGAGCAG GTCTGCTTTTCAGCGCACCAGCTAGTGAATATTTTTGCCCCAAGTCCACAACTAGCCATCTCCAAGGAGCACTTTGGACAGATGTGTCCAGCTATTATCCAGCAGTTGCTTGTCAAGGCCTGTGATTCGCCAGAGTGGGATGCAAGAGACTCCCGTCAACCTACTGCTTTTGAGA AGTACGGCTACAGTACAGCGGCGGTGCTGCTCATCACACTGGGCTCCATGCTGGGCATCTGCCTAATCTTCTTCAACTCCTGCCAGGAGACCTACACCCTCATCCTGCAGCTTTTTGTGGGTCTCGCCGTGGGGACCCTCTCTGGTGACGCCCTCCTGCATCTCATCCCACAG ATCCTGGACCTTCACGGCCACGACGAGGAACATCTCCCGGACCAGAAGGACTATCTGTGGAAGATGCTCGGCGTGGTGGGCGGGATCTACGCCTTCTTCCTCATGGAGaggctcttcttcttcttggttccTCAGCATGTTCAT AGCCACTCTCGAGGGAATTCCGAGGCGCCATCACGGAGGGGAAAGTCCACCTCTACCATACAGTTG GGACCTTTGGATGAAGAAGCAGAAACATCTCCGGAGCGAAGGCCTTCACAACAAA ATGCCGGCATCCCCCTGCTCGCCGTGATGATCATCGTGGGCGACGGCCTCCACAACCTGGCGGACGGTCTTGCGGTGGGCGCCGCCTTCTCTTCTTCACCCGAGACCGGGATGGCGACCACCGTGGCCATTTTGTGCCATGAGATCCCTCATGAGATGG gGGATTTCGCAGTGCTGTTGAACTCTGGACTTCCCGTCAAGACGGCCGTCATCATGAATTTTAGCAGCGCCTTGACGGCGTTTGCAGGCCTCTATGTTGGACTTTTCATCTCAGATGGAGTTCAAGTGCAGCAGTGGATTTTTGCGATTACTGCAGGGATTTTTCTCTACTTGTCGCTGGTGGAAATG CTCCCTGAGATGAGTCGTTGTCAGAGCGGGCGACCATTCACGGCGTTCCTGCTACAGAACATTGGGCTCCTTTCAGGTTGGGCAAGTCTCCTGCTTCTGGCGGTTTATGAACATGAGCTCAAATTTTGA